The Afipia massiliensis genome has a segment encoding these proteins:
- a CDS encoding L,D-transpeptidase has product MSSFGSKIIVLLAGLALAGCMQATSATFEKSSDANLKPRDKELLAKAKYEKVEVPQPFRRAIVNYHRKETPGSIVVDSDNHYLYYVLEGGKAIRYGITVGEEALAFSGIARVGNMQEWPKWTPTADIHKRIEGLPQSVPGGPDNPLGARALYLYQGNKDTLFRIHGTNQPEYIGASISSGCIRMTNEDVIDLYSRAKQGSVVVVLEPKQGDSPFNSKMALQGASGGTGPF; this is encoded by the coding sequence ATGTCCTCGTTCGGCTCAAAAATTATCGTTCTCCTCGCAGGTCTTGCGCTCGCCGGCTGCATGCAGGCGACCTCGGCCACTTTCGAGAAATCATCGGATGCCAATCTCAAGCCGCGCGACAAAGAGCTTCTCGCGAAGGCGAAGTACGAGAAGGTTGAGGTTCCGCAGCCGTTCCGGCGCGCGATCGTGAACTATCATCGCAAGGAAACGCCGGGCTCCATCGTCGTGGATTCCGACAATCACTATCTTTACTACGTCCTCGAGGGTGGCAAGGCGATCCGCTACGGCATCACCGTTGGCGAGGAAGCGCTTGCGTTCTCCGGCATCGCCCGCGTCGGCAACATGCAGGAATGGCCGAAGTGGACCCCGACCGCAGACATTCACAAGCGCATCGAAGGCCTGCCGCAGTCCGTGCCCGGCGGTCCTGACAATCCGCTCGGCGCGCGCGCGCTCTATCTCTATCAAGGCAACAAGGACACGCTGTTCCGCATTCACGGCACCAACCAGCCGGAATATATCGGCGCATCGATTTCCTCGGGCTGCATCCGCATGACCAACGAGGACGTGATCGATCTCTACAGCCGCGCGAAACAAGGCAGCGTGGTGGTTGTGCTCGAACCCAAGCAGGGCGACTCCCCCTTCAATTCGAAGATGGCATTGCAGGGCGCAAGCGGCGGCACGGGTCCGTTCTGA
- a CDS encoding extensin family protein produces MNFSADNAGRKWPSGWHATRRPPLPVTMAVALVLTFAVLMEASANVPLPRPRPAEAPAAEGVQGRATDQAEPTQQPEEVKPPELSACRLALTESIAIAPSIPAIKGPGGCGGEDLVRLEAIVLSPTQRVAVKPAAILRCTMAAAVADWVRADMAPLAATLGTTISELDNFDSFECRGRNRVKNAKLSEHGLANALDVRGLRFANGNTLSLTDRTVSREIREKVLASVCTRFTTVLGPGSDWYHEDHIHLDLAQRRNGYKLCQWGVYDPLPAVAPLMPAERPQEAPPRASEQEGASEQPSDDAPQAASGGAGDKPASSAKPRRALSRQTSPQ; encoded by the coding sequence ATGAACTTTAGCGCGGACAACGCGGGCCGCAAATGGCCTTCTGGCTGGCATGCCACCCGCCGGCCACCGCTGCCCGTCACCATGGCGGTTGCGCTGGTCCTTACCTTCGCCGTTTTGATGGAGGCAAGCGCAAATGTGCCGCTGCCGCGGCCACGCCCGGCCGAAGCGCCGGCAGCCGAAGGCGTACAGGGGCGTGCAACTGATCAGGCAGAGCCCACGCAGCAGCCCGAAGAGGTTAAACCGCCTGAACTTTCGGCATGCAGGCTGGCGCTGACCGAAAGCATCGCCATCGCGCCCTCGATCCCGGCCATTAAGGGCCCGGGTGGATGCGGCGGCGAGGATCTCGTCCGGCTGGAGGCGATCGTGTTGTCGCCGACCCAGCGGGTGGCGGTGAAGCCTGCCGCGATCCTGCGCTGTACGATGGCTGCCGCGGTCGCCGACTGGGTCCGCGCCGACATGGCGCCACTGGCAGCGACGCTGGGCACCACGATCAGCGAGCTCGATAACTTCGATTCATTCGAATGCCGTGGCCGCAATCGGGTCAAGAATGCCAAACTCTCCGAACACGGACTTGCCAATGCGCTCGACGTGCGCGGTCTGAGGTTCGCCAATGGCAATACGCTGTCGCTGACCGACCGTACTGTGTCGCGTGAGATCCGTGAGAAGGTGCTGGCGTCGGTCTGTACCCGATTTACCACCGTGCTTGGGCCGGGTTCGGATTGGTACCATGAGGACCATATCCATCTCGATCTCGCCCAGCGGCGCAACGGCTACAAGCTCTGCCAGTGGGGCGTCTACGATCCGCTGCCGGCCGTTGCGCCCCTGATGCCGGCGGAGAGGCCGCAGGAGGCTCCGCCGCGCGCCAGCGAGCAGGAGGGTGCGTCCGAGCAGCCTTCCGATGATGCGCCGCAGGCGGCTTCAGGCGGCGCGGGCGACAAGCCTGCATCATCCGCCAAGCCGCGCCGTGCGCTCTCGCGTCAGACCAGCCCTCAATGA